One Campylobacterota bacterium DNA window includes the following coding sequences:
- a CDS encoding molybdopterin-dependent oxidoreductase, whose protein sequence is MKTTACPLDCYDACRIVIDENGMPKGDKTHPITRGYLCPNLNHYGEYPRIPAPRLHGREVSIDEALRALEKRLEESKPREVLYYRGSGNVALMQRSVEHFFAHYDAVGTSGSLCDGAGAAGIETGRGRNYVLSPQMIAHAEAVVVWGRNPHATHSHLLPFLNAKTLIVIDPVETELARKADLHIKIKPRGDLHLALLLSRFAIIEGSHDREWLEEHAGDVEEFYELTQSIRIKATLDAIDVSLGQIGDMLSLIQGKRTAILVGAGVQKYRNGAEVLRAIDAFGAVMGLFGKEGCGVSFLGDSSVGIDSPFRSIAKKVSKPTVDFSKYNCVFVQGANPLAQMPDSNRVRQSFSQAGFRVYFGLYENETSRASDLVIPAKSFLEKNDFRSSYGDYTLQEMRKIHQSDIGIGEYEVARRLCDTFGFPLLGEEEYLEHFRDQAIEREGVTYRSSIPDIPYSEGFEEGEFVFPDEVEARLEEREGFHLITPKHPKGLNSQFYRESAAFFHPDAGFEEGRRVRLSSPSGSVEMEVAWDGRLRKDCVLIYSGTPDVNVLTPAWLSYEGECAVYQEHTLKVETL, encoded by the coding sequence ATGAAAACGACTGCCTGTCCTCTGGATTGTTACGACGCCTGTCGAATCGTTATTGATGAAAACGGGATGCCCAAAGGGGATAAGACCCATCCGATCACCCGCGGATACCTGTGCCCGAATCTCAACCATTACGGCGAGTATCCCCGAATTCCCGCCCCCCGCCTTCACGGCCGGGAAGTGAGCATAGACGAAGCACTGAGGGCGTTGGAAAAGCGGCTTGAGGAGAGTAAACCGCGCGAAGTGCTCTATTACCGAGGAAGCGGCAATGTGGCTCTGATGCAGCGCAGCGTCGAACATTTTTTTGCCCACTACGACGCGGTCGGTACCTCCGGATCGCTGTGCGACGGTGCCGGTGCCGCCGGTATCGAAACGGGACGCGGACGCAACTACGTCCTTTCCCCCCAGATGATTGCACATGCCGAAGCGGTGGTCGTGTGGGGACGCAATCCTCATGCGACCCATTCGCATCTTTTGCCGTTTTTGAACGCCAAGACGCTGATCGTGATCGATCCGGTCGAGACGGAACTGGCCCGAAAAGCCGATCTGCACATAAAAATCAAGCCACGGGGCGATTTGCACCTGGCACTGCTGCTGAGCCGTTTCGCGATCATCGAAGGTTCTCACGACCGGGAATGGCTGGAAGAACATGCGGGCGACGTCGAGGAGTTTTACGAACTTACCCAAAGCATCCGTATCAAGGCGACCCTCGATGCGATTGATGTATCCCTGGGGCAGATCGGCGATATGCTCTCGCTCATTCAGGGGAAAAGAACGGCGATTCTCGTCGGTGCGGGGGTGCAGAAATACCGAAACGGCGCCGAGGTGCTTCGTGCCATCGACGCGTTTGGGGCGGTGATGGGGCTGTTCGGCAAAGAGGGGTGCGGCGTCAGCTTTCTGGGGGATTCATCGGTAGGGATCGATTCCCCGTTTCGGAGCATTGCCAAAAAGGTTTCGAAGCCTACCGTCGATTTTTCGAAGTATAATTGCGTTTTCGTTCAGGGGGCGAACCCCCTTGCCCAGATGCCCGACTCCAACCGGGTACGTCAATCGTTTTCACAGGCGGGGTTCCGTGTCTATTTCGGGTTGTACGAAAACGAAACTTCCCGCGCTTCGGATCTGGTGATTCCGGCAAAGAGTTTTCTCGAAAAAAACGATTTCCGCAGTTCGTACGGAGACTACACGCTGCAGGAGATGCGCAAAATCCACCAAAGCGATATCGGGATCGGCGAGTATGAAGTGGCCCGAAGGCTGTGCGATACGTTCGGCTTTCCCCTTCTGGGGGAAGAGGAGTATCTGGAGCATTTCCGCGATCAAGCAATCGAACGCGAAGGGGTGACATACCGCTCCTCCATCCCCGATATCCCGTATTCGGAGGGGTTTGAAGAGGGGGAATTCGTTTTTCCCGACGAGGTTGAGGCGAGGCTCGAGGAAAGGGAAGGGTTTCATCTCATCACCCCCAAGCATCCCAAAGGGCTCAATTCGCAGTTCTACCGCGAATCGGCCGCTTTTTTCCATCCCGATGCGGGGTTCGAAGAGGGGAGGCGGGTTCGTCTCTCCTCCCCCTCGGGGAGCGTCGAAATGGAAGTCGCGTGGGACGGGCGGCTTCGGAAAGATTGCGTCCTGATTTATTCGGGGACACCCGATGTGAACGTCCTGACGCCCGCGTGGTTGAGCTACGAGGGGGAATGCGCCGTCTATCAAGAACACACACTAAAGGTTGAAACGTTATGA
- a CDS encoding sodium ion-translocating decarboxylase subunit beta: MKKLLFSLIAVWTFATAGMASNAAPAAAAVENNATAHAAVSTHREETYQPMSAGDMLDSFYQTTGINALLNPKEGVLTAHGEPMSDFHQTWGRTIMFFVTFILFYLAIAKGFEPLLLLPIAFGGLLANIPIANIAGPEGFLGIIYSMGISSGLFPLLIFMGVGAMTDFGPLLANPKLSLLGGAAQFGIFGTLVGAYALSQYTTVFDFTLQQSAAISIIGGADGPTSIFIASALAPELLGAIAVASYSYMALVPIIQPPIMRALTTPEERKIKMKTLRHVTRLEKLIFPIIVLMLVVLILPDAAPLVGAFALGNFFKETGVVDRLSDTMQNALINIVTIFLGLGVGSKLASDQFLVVDTLAILMLGLLAFSAGTAAGVLMAKFMNLFSKEKINPLIGSAGVSAVPMAARVSHKEGMKEDPTNMLLMHAMGPNVAGVIGSAVAAGVMIALFK; this comes from the coding sequence ATGAAAAAACTTCTATTTTCTTTGATCGCCGTTTGGACGTTCGCGACCGCAGGCATGGCATCAAATGCCGCCCCTGCGGCGGCAGCGGTAGAAAACAACGCGACGGCTCATGCGGCGGTCAGTACCCACCGTGAAGAGACGTATCAGCCGATGTCGGCAGGCGATATGCTCGATAGCTTTTATCAGACGACCGGCATCAATGCCCTGCTCAATCCCAAAGAGGGTGTTTTGACCGCGCACGGCGAACCGATGAGCGATTTCCACCAGACATGGGGCCGTACGATCATGTTCTTTGTGACGTTTATCCTCTTTTACCTGGCAATTGCCAAAGGTTTCGAGCCTTTACTGCTGCTGCCGATCGCGTTCGGAGGCCTTTTGGCCAATATTCCGATCGCGAACATTGCAGGGCCGGAAGGATTTTTGGGAATCATCTACAGCATGGGGATCTCCAGCGGTCTGTTTCCGCTCCTGATCTTCATGGGAGTCGGTGCGATGACCGATTTCGGGCCTTTGCTTGCGAATCCGAAGCTTTCGCTTCTGGGCGGTGCGGCACAGTTCGGTATTTTCGGAACACTCGTCGGTGCATACGCGCTGAGCCAGTATACGACGGTTTTCGATTTCACGCTGCAGCAATCGGCGGCGATCAGTATCATCGGCGGAGCCGACGGCCCGACGTCGATCTTTATCGCTTCGGCTTTGGCACCGGAACTGCTCGGGGCAATCGCGGTCGCATCGTATTCGTACATGGCCCTGGTACCGATCATCCAGCCTCCGATCATGCGTGCGTTGACGACTCCCGAAGAGCGTAAAATCAAAATGAAAACATTACGTCACGTGACGCGTCTGGAAAAGCTGATTTTCCCGATTATCGTGTTGATGCTGGTCGTGTTGATTCTTCCGGATGCCGCTCCGCTGGTCGGTGCGTTTGCGCTCGGTAATTTCTTTAAAGAGACCGGAGTGGTCGATCGTCTGAGCGACACGATGCAAAACGCCCTGATCAACATCGTTACGATTTTCCTCGGGCTGGGCGTCGGGTCCAAACTGGCCTCCGATCAGTTCCTGGTTGTCGATACGCTGGCGATTTTGATGCTCGGTTTGTTGGCCTTCTCCGCAGGGACGGCCGCCGGGGTTCTGATGGCGAAATTCATGAACCTTTTCAGCAAAGAGAAAATCAATCCGCTTATCGGTTCGGCCGGTGTTTCCGCCGTGCCGATGGCGGCACGTGTTTCACACAAAGAGGGTATGAAAGAAGATCCTACGAATATGCTTCTCATGCACGCGATGGGACCGAACGTAGCCGGTGTTATCGGTTCGGCGGTTGCCGCGGGTGTCATGATCGCTCTTTTCAAATAA
- a CDS encoding chemotaxis protein, translating to MSLLEHVDAATNLAKNNEVQLLVFKIDDAPESPYYAINVFKTREVVEAKRHYLTQIPGAHPLLEGTIVLRELQIPILNLPKWLDVELSEEKRKASNLLICDFNGIIIGIRIMYAYRVVKKNWNEMHAPDSYRMGEDGLVINDTRLDDGSLCLVLDYEKLLADVIPQAMVNVDQAAASIKNLPLPEKLKHGTVLIAEDSKTAQRHLRQIFEHAHVGYQIFNNGKDLVNYIAKHPDPSSIPAIITDIEMPEMSGFTVIQRLKGNPSTKAIPIIVNSSMTGENNKREAASLGADGFIDKTKSENILSLIIEKMGPSKNNLLPR from the coding sequence ATGTCTCTTTTAGAACATGTCGATGCCGCAACCAACCTGGCAAAAAACAACGAAGTCCAACTGCTCGTTTTTAAAATCGACGATGCGCCCGAATCGCCCTATTATGCGATCAATGTATTCAAAACGCGTGAAGTCGTCGAAGCCAAACGCCATTACCTCACGCAGATCCCCGGGGCCCATCCGCTGCTGGAAGGGACGATCGTTCTGCGCGAGCTTCAGATTCCGATTCTCAACCTGCCCAAATGGCTGGACGTCGAACTGAGCGAAGAAAAACGCAAAGCATCCAATCTCCTGATCTGCGACTTCAACGGCATTATCATCGGCATCCGGATCATGTACGCCTACCGTGTCGTCAAAAAGAACTGGAACGAAATGCACGCCCCGGACAGCTACCGGATGGGAGAAGACGGTCTTGTCATCAATGACACCCGCCTCGACGACGGCAGCCTGTGCCTCGTACTCGATTACGAAAAGCTTCTCGCCGATGTCATCCCCCAGGCGATGGTCAACGTCGACCAGGCCGCGGCAAGCATCAAAAACCTCCCGCTTCCCGAAAAACTCAAACACGGCACGGTTCTCATCGCCGAAGATTCCAAAACGGCGCAGCGGCATCTCCGCCAGATTTTCGAACACGCCCACGTCGGCTATCAGATCTTCAACAACGGAAAAGACCTGGTCAACTACATTGCCAAACACCCCGACCCTTCATCCATTCCGGCGATCATTACCGATATCGAAATGCCCGAAATGTCAGGGTTCACGGTCATCCAAAGACTCAAGGGCAACCCTTCGACCAAGGCGATCCCCATCATCGTCAACAGCTCCATGACGGGTGAAAACAACAAACGCGAAGCGGCAAGTCTCGGAGCCGACGGCTTTATCGACAAAACCAAAAGCGAAAACATTCTCAGCCTCATCATCGAAAAAATGGGACCGTCAAAAAACAATCTTCTCCCCCGCTAA